Proteins encoded together in one Chitinophaga sp. LS1 window:
- a CDS encoding M28 family peptidase, which translates to MKTTILCALLLTGVFAKAQTNIDSVQLIKDIRTLSSDKFEGRRTGTKGSRMAQFYLLGRFKQSGLQPFNKTYEYPFYFREGDKQVMGTNLYGYIKGKSDSIIVITAHYDHLGIKKDQAGKDSIYNGADDNASGVGSLLAVLGYFKKHTPQHTLIFAAFDGEEEGLKGAAAFLKQLPVAVNRFILNVNLDMVSRNDKNELYVCGVTPYPFLNTFVDAAKAKSSTVKLIAGHDHKEDGGQNWISQSDQYEFHKQKIPFLYFGVEDHPDYHQLGDEFEHIQPSFYYQATHHILNVILAADKGL; encoded by the coding sequence ATGAAAACAACCATACTGTGTGCCCTGTTACTGACAGGTGTATTTGCAAAAGCGCAGACCAATATCGATTCTGTTCAACTCATTAAAGACATCCGCACTTTATCGTCCGATAAATTTGAAGGCCGCCGCACTGGCACAAAAGGCAGCCGGATGGCCCAGTTCTATCTCTTAGGTCGTTTCAAACAATCTGGTTTACAACCTTTTAATAAGACCTATGAGTACCCTTTTTATTTCAGAGAGGGAGACAAACAGGTAATGGGTACCAATCTGTATGGCTATATCAAAGGCAAGTCAGATTCCATAATCGTCATCACCGCGCACTACGATCACTTAGGTATTAAGAAAGATCAGGCAGGAAAAGACAGCATCTACAATGGTGCAGACGACAATGCTTCGGGCGTAGGTAGTCTGCTGGCGGTGCTGGGATATTTTAAGAAACATACGCCGCAACATACGCTCATCTTTGCCGCTTTTGATGGTGAGGAAGAAGGGCTGAAAGGTGCAGCCGCTTTTCTGAAACAACTTCCTGTAGCAGTTAACCGCTTTATCCTGAATGTAAATCTGGATATGGTAAGTCGCAATGATAAAAACGAACTGTATGTATGTGGTGTGACGCCGTATCCTTTTTTGAATACGTTTGTGGATGCAGCCAAAGCAAAATCAAGCACTGTAAAACTAATAGCAGGGCACGATCATAAAGAAGATGGCGGTCAAAACTGGATCAGCCAGAGTGATCAGTATGAATTTCATAAACAGAAGATTCCATTTTTATATTTCGGGGTAGAAGATCATCCTGACTACCACCAGCTTGGTGATGAATTTGAGCATATTCAACCATCTTTTTATTATCAGGCTACACATCACATCCTGAATGTGATATTGGCTGCAGACAAGGGGCTATAA
- the paaA gene encoding 1,2-phenylacetyl-CoA epoxidase subunit PaaA, producing the protein MYGGGYIFEEPKRQLQSTQDQDDPEKLAAFEKRIANGEKIEPGDWMPAEYRKQLIRLIEQHAHSEIIGALPEGTWITRAPGFKRKLALIAKVQDEIGHGQLLYNAAETLGKSREAMINDLLSGKSKYSNVFNYPAETWADVTVIGFLIDAAAIVNQVANAKGSYGPYCRALERICYEESFHLKQGHDAFIELATGTPAQKAMLQDALNRWWQPIMHFFGPPDKASNHSEKLMQWKVKMASNDDMRNQFLDAYVPKILELGMTLPDPLLKKNPDTGKWEYSDPDWDLFFEVIKGNGPCNKERLDVRKWAEENGRWIRKALMRPEEMKRQTAPVA; encoded by the coding sequence ATGTATGGTGGCGGATACATCTTTGAAGAGCCGAAACGGCAACTCCAGTCTACACAAGACCAGGACGACCCCGAAAAACTGGCCGCTTTTGAAAAGCGCATTGCTAACGGGGAAAAAATCGAACCCGGCGACTGGATGCCGGCCGAATATCGCAAACAATTGATCCGGCTCATAGAACAGCACGCTCATTCCGAAATCATCGGTGCTCTGCCAGAAGGCACCTGGATCACCCGTGCTCCCGGTTTTAAGCGCAAACTGGCGCTCATAGCCAAGGTACAGGATGAAATTGGCCATGGCCAATTGCTCTACAATGCAGCAGAGACCCTGGGCAAATCGAGGGAAGCAATGATCAACGACCTGCTCAGTGGCAAGTCTAAATACTCCAATGTATTTAATTATCCAGCTGAGACCTGGGCAGATGTGACTGTGATCGGTTTCCTGATTGATGCTGCGGCTATCGTGAACCAGGTGGCGAATGCCAAAGGATCTTACGGCCCTTACTGCCGGGCACTGGAACGCATTTGTTATGAAGAAAGTTTTCACCTCAAGCAGGGACATGATGCTTTCATAGAACTGGCCACGGGTACCCCTGCGCAGAAAGCAATGCTGCAGGATGCACTGAACCGCTGGTGGCAACCGATCATGCACTTCTTTGGTCCTCCTGACAAAGCGTCTAACCACAGTGAAAAGCTGATGCAATGGAAGGTGAAAATGGCCAGCAATGATGATATGCGTAATCAGTTCCTGGATGCTTATGTTCCCAAGATATTAGAGTTGGGGATGACCCTGCCTGATCCATTATTGAAGAAGAACCCGGATACCGGCAAATGGGAGTATTCTGACCCGGACTGGGACCTGTTTTTCGAAGTGATCAAAGGGAATGGCCCTTGCAATAAAGAAAGACTGGACGTAAGAAAATGGGCGGAAGAAAATGGCCGCTGGATCAGAAAAGCCCTGATGCGACCAGAAGAAATGAAACGACAAACAGCCCCCGTAGCTTAA
- a CDS encoding 1,2-phenylacetyl-CoA epoxidase subunit B has translation MNDSLDPRVNRLRLNNIDAPFTIEEGENWQAYEVFHQEKRGAHHEHVGCVHAPDPQMALIFAKEQFGRRKKCVNLWVVRSADILAFDLEDEDMFANNMEKTYRDASGFKVMEKINKFKGKP, from the coding sequence ATGAATGACTCACTAGATCCACGTGTCAACCGGCTCCGGTTGAATAATATTGACGCCCCCTTTACCATAGAAGAAGGAGAAAACTGGCAGGCCTATGAAGTATTTCATCAGGAAAAACGTGGTGCGCACCATGAGCATGTAGGGTGTGTACATGCGCCAGATCCGCAAATGGCCCTCATCTTCGCCAAAGAACAGTTTGGCAGAAGGAAGAAATGCGTGAACCTATGGGTGGTACGCAGTGCCGACATTCTGGCTTTCGACCTGGAAGATGAAGACATGTTTGCCAACAATATGGAAAAAACCTACCGCGACGCCAGCGGATTCAAGGTGATGGAAAAGATCAATAAGTTCAAAGGTAAGCCCTGA
- the paaC gene encoding 1,2-phenylacetyl-CoA epoxidase subunit PaaC: MEHLIKEFVTKMADDALILGHRNSEWTGLGPVMEEDIAFSSMAQDKIGHAWALYRILQDMPGGQDPDQFAFLRRENEYKCCHLTEMPIGTYEFSLVRHFLFDHAETVRYNSLLESKFVPLQQLAKKVKGELKYHTLHADAWMLQLGKGGQESHGKMQVALDNCFPLACGIFEPGPDDAQLSDIYPGEQALYERWLDNIYPILTKAALNLPEKVTPAYGGRYGEHTPHLHSLLEEMGEVFRQDPAAAW, from the coding sequence ATGGAACACTTAATAAAAGAATTCGTCACCAAAATGGCTGACGACGCCCTGATACTGGGCCACCGTAACTCAGAATGGACGGGGCTGGGGCCTGTAATGGAAGAAGACATTGCTTTCTCTTCTATGGCACAGGATAAGATCGGACATGCCTGGGCGCTTTATCGCATCCTGCAGGACATGCCGGGAGGTCAGGATCCGGACCAGTTCGCATTTCTCCGGCGGGAAAATGAATACAAATGCTGTCATCTCACAGAAATGCCAATCGGCACATATGAATTCAGTCTGGTGCGGCATTTTCTTTTCGACCATGCGGAAACAGTGAGATACAATAGTTTGCTGGAAAGCAAATTTGTACCTCTTCAACAGCTGGCTAAAAAAGTAAAAGGAGAACTAAAATACCATACCCTGCATGCAGATGCCTGGATGCTACAGCTTGGCAAAGGGGGGCAGGAAAGTCATGGGAAAATGCAGGTGGCGCTGGATAATTGTTTCCCGCTGGCCTGTGGCATTTTTGAACCAGGGCCGGATGATGCACAATTAAGTGACATTTATCCTGGAGAGCAGGCTCTTTATGAGCGCTGGTTAGATAATATTTACCCCATTCTTACAAAAGCTGCCCTGAATCTGCCAGAAAAAGTAACACCTGCTTATGGAGGCAGATATGGTGAGCATACACCACATCTTCATTCCTTACTGGAAGAAATGGGCGAAGTGTTCAGACAGGATCCCGCAGCCGCCTGGTGA